caaatcaaataaaacgaaacgacgtcgtttcacttaacGTCAACAGTTAACGTTGGGTTAACGCTGTTTTAACTCTCGTTTAACGGTGTGCTAATTTGGCCAGTCAATcgtaagtttcttaataatctaaataagtcaacaaaagttcagACTTTTATTGGTCAGACAAGTGTACAGGTTTcgggaaatcggccaattcCTACATCAACAAGGATCcgcggtcccgatcagtacatcAACTCTACAcctgtgctaaaacatacatcaacccttatttttttcaaatttcatacataaaCTCAATTTTTAGGTTATTTCATACATTGACCAGCTTACCGTTAGTCAAATTATAACGGAGCCTGATGTGGATTTAACGGGTGATTATGTGGATTTACAGGTTTATTACGTGGATAATAATACACAGTTTAAGCAAAACGACGTCATATTGATCTTTAATTAAACAGTGTCGTTTTGGTAATTGAGAGACAAAACTATCTTTGTCGTTGAAGTCGcgacagaaagaaaaaaaaacagagtctgagagaaagagagaaagggagAAACGAAATTGGGAAAAAGAATTGCAAAGCTAGGGGTTAGAAAGACGACTCAGAAGAGCTGAAAGCACATATAAGAGAGAATTGTTGGAATGAGGTAAGTTCAAAcctattatttgagaaaattaaTGGGTttctgttttgtaaaataaatcGATTAGGGGTGACAGAAGAGTATTCTCGTGTTGTAATAGGTTAATTGTATGATGGGTACATGTAAATTGTGGATTTGTTAGACagtagaagaagaaactcgagtggacacaaggtgttcgatgaaatgtgTCAAtgaatatattatcaatttttttttctttaactgatgctttgtaattttttttcagtGGGGATAATGATATCACGTTTATGATATACTACGACGGGaagtttgaaaatttagaagGAATTCTAAGCTATGTTGGTGGAAAAGTTCATCATCTTGAAACCACTCCTCAGTGTCTTTTTGGTGGGATAATCTCGGCAGGGTTTGTTGATATGTATGGGCAGCGAGTGTGGTACAAGTTTCCTTTCGAAGAATTCTCAGATTTGAAGGTGTTGTTTGATGGTGGTTTAAACTTCCAAAAGATGTGTGAGGCTGCACAATATGTGAAGACACTAGAGATCTATCTTGAGCATGAGGACGTTAACAATGAGGCTGAAGAGAGTGAATCAGCTGCTGCGCAAGATGCTCAATCAGAAGCACATGATGTTGAAACAGCTCCGCTTGATGATGCTGATTCGGGAATAGAGAGGAATGATTCCCGAGATGATAATGTACCTGACCCGCGGGATGAGCTTGTAGATGAAATAGTTGCAGATTTTGTTGATGAAGAAGAGTACAACGAAGCTCACAGAGATACACCTCCAGGCTCAGATGATGAAGAAGGCGACATCACTTATGAAAGATGGCAGAGAGGAAGTGGAGAGTTGAAAATTATGATGGTTTTTGAAAGCATAAACGAGTTCAAGGAAGCTGTGTTAGAGTATGCATTGAAGGGAGGCTGGAATGTGAAATACACAAGATGGGGAGATCAAATTTCCGAAGCAAAGTGTGCTGTAGTGGGTGAGGTTCCTTGTACTTGGAGAATCTACTGTTCTTTTGAGAAATCAGTGCAGCAGTACATGGTGAAGTCATTTCAAGAAGAGCACACTTGCACCAAAGACGGGTACTGCAAATTGTTGACTGATCATGTGATTGCTAAGCTTCTGCTAAATGAGATCAGACACGACAATGCACTAGCGCCAAGACACATCCAAGAAATCATTGAAGACAAATACAACTTGACGGTGACACATGATATCGCTAGAAAGGCCCGAAAGAGAGCACTGAATATGATCAGTGATGAGTTTGATGAACAATTTGCAAGGATAAAAGACTACAAAGAGCATATCCTAAAGTAAGtttcgttttaaatttttttttctaattttaattgAGTTTTTCTCTCACTTATTGGTTCTGTTTCTTattggttctgtttttttttttacagaacaAACCCTGGTTCTACTTGTGATGTTGCAACAATCATTAGAGAAGATGGTGTTGAGATCTTCGACAagttttatgtgtgttttaaagCTCTAAAGACAATATGGAGAGCTTACTGTCGACCCATTTTTGGGATTGATGGGTGCTTTATGAAATCCACTTCAAAAGGACAACTCCTTGCAGCTGTGGGACGAGACGCAAACAACCAAATATATCCCGTTGCGTGGGGCATTGTTCAAGTTGAGGACACCGACAATTGGAAGTGGTTCATTCAACGGGTGAAGCATGATTTAAATCTCCAAAGTGGCCAAGGGTTCACACTTATCTCTGACAAACAAAAGGtaagtttcttaattttttttgggaTTTTTTAAAGTCATATTCTTACTGTTTTCTTTACTTTCAGGGTCTTATAAAGGCTGTTGAGGACGAGCTTCCTCACATAGAGCATCGTATGTGCGCTAGACACGTCTACGGAAACGTTAAGAAGCTACATCCCAACAAGCCTAAGTTTAAAAATCTGTATTGGGCAGTAGTAAATAGCTTCAACGAGGGTGATTATAAAGCCTCACTTAAGGAGCTTAAAGCATTTGACTCTCAGATATATGATGACTTGATGGTGAGAGATCCTACAACGTGTACTCGTGCATTCTTCAGCACTACTTCTTCTTGCGAAGATGGACTCAACAATTTCTCAGAGTCTTACAACAGCGGTCTGAAGAAAGCTCGTGGTCTCCCTTTAGTGCAAATGCTCGAGACCATGAGGAGACAAACAATGGTTAGAATTGaggtgaggaagaagaagttgCTGAAGTACAGGAAGAAATATAGTGAGAAGGTTGCAAACACTATCGCTGAAGAGGAAGAAAGACGCAAATGGTGTAAGAAAAGGACACCTGGTCCTAATGGTGTTTCAGAAGTAGAGGAGATTGGCATTTCTTACACTGTCAATATGGAGAAGCGAACATGTAGCTGCAGAAGATGGGACCTCACTGGGATTCCGTGTCGCCATGCTCTAAAGGTGattaaagataaaaagcttCGTTCTGAGGATTTTGTGGCAGATTGTTACTTGACCAGTTTGTGGAAGAAGCAATACAGTGATTCAATCACTCCAGTTGAAGGAATGAAGTTCTGGAAGGATGCTCCGGGTTCTAAGGTTGAACCACCGCCAAGACCTAAGGAGAAAGGTCGGAAGAAGAACCcgcagaagaggaagaagtcaATTTACGAGTCTCCTACAAAGTCTCGTATCTTCCTCTCTCTGTTTCTCAAAGTTTTGTTCTTCTCTGGCTATCGCGACGTAAACGAGAAAGATGAGCTTTgtctctgaaaaaaaaaaaaacgacgtcgtttattAGAGCACAAAACGACGCCGTTCAGTGTTAAACTTGGTCTAATTTTAATCCTAATATCCACGTAATAAACCTGTAAATCCACATAATCACCCGTTAAATCCACATCAGGCTCCGTTATAATTTGACTAACGGTAAGCTGGTCAATGTATGAAATAACCTAAAAATTTGAGtttatgtatgaaatttgaaaaaaataagggttgatgtatgttttagcacaggTGTAGAGTTgatgtactgatcgggaccgcgGACCCTTGTTGATGTAGgaattggccgatttccctACAGGTTTCTGTTGGCAATTCCtgcaaagttcagtgtttttttggctGATTTCCCTTATTAAAACAGTATTTGTTTTCGTTATACAATAAAGAAAACTAGCCGGAAAGCTTGAATACCAAACATGCATCATTATAAGCATGAGATTTCACTAGAATGTGGCCCCAACCAATGAAACTAAAATTGTTGATTCTTTCTCAGTTCCAAACCAACATGAGttgttatttatctttttttcttatgaacaaaattttttttttttttttgtaactgtgaacaaaatttagttttcatgAAAACTATACAGACTTATACTTTCACCGTTTCATGAGTGTTGATTTTTACCCCAAAAATGAGTGTtgattttctagattttattttctatgAGGAACgatcttttatatttatatacatatgtcATATTTAATTAGTCTCTATATATATGGATTATTCTTGGGGAAACAAACAATCCAAAcaaaatcaatcaaaaattaATTCCCATTATCACATATGATATGCTTTTTAAGAATGTGGAAATCCTAAAAATAACAATTAgtcctctatttttttttctgttagaacaagactatataatatatatattaaccaagAGAATGATGAACAAGCGGACATATTCATAAACCACTTGAATCCTGCTTCCAACAAAGAGGTTTTGAACAGAGATACGGAGTTGTAAACTAATTGAGTACATCCCAGGGGCGGATGCAAAGGTTAACGTACGGGGCATGTACCCCcaactgaatttttattttcttttagtatTTGGTATAAATATATGAAGTGCCCccatcaaaaatttaaatacagtGAGAAATTTGTTTGTGCCCCCATCTAATAACTCAGCACATTCAGCTTTCAAATAACAGAAGAGACAGATTTTCTTATTCGtgttatataaaa
The Raphanus sativus cultivar WK10039 unplaced genomic scaffold, ASM80110v3 Scaffold0385, whole genome shotgun sequence genome window above contains:
- the LOC130502020 gene encoding uncharacterized protein LOC130502020 — protein: MSGDNDITFMIYYDGKFENLEGILSYVGGKVHHLETTPQCLFGGIISAGFVDMYGQRVWYKFPFEEFSDLKVLFDGGLNFQKMCEAAQYVKTLEIYLEHEDVNNEAEESESAAAQDAQSEAHDVETAPLDDADSGIERNDSRDDNVPDPRDELVDEIVADFVDEEEYNEAHRDTPPGSDDEEGDITYERWQRGSGELKIMMVFESINEFKEAVLEYALKGGWNVKYTRWGDQISEAKCAVVGEVPCTWRIYCSFEKSVQQYMVKSFQEEHTCTKDGYCKLLTDHVIAKLLLNEIRHDNALAPRHIQEIIEDKYNLTVTHDIARKARKRALNMISDEFDEQFARIKDYKEHILKTNPGSTCDVATIIREDGVEIFDKFYVCFKALKTIWRAYCRPIFGIDGCFMKSTSKGQLLAAVGRDANNQIYPVAWGIVQVEDTDNWKWFIQRVKHDLNLQSGQGFTLISDKQKGLIKAVEDELPHIEHRMCARHVYGNVKKLHPNKPKFKNLYWAVVNSFNEGDYKASLKELKAFDSQIYDDLMVRDPTTCTRAFFSTTSSCEDGLNNFSESYNSGLKKARGLPLVQMLETMRRQTMVRIEVRKKKLLKYRKKYSEKVANTIAEEEERRKWCKKRTPGPNGVSEVEEIGISYTVNMEKRTCSCRRWDLTGIPCRHALKVIKDKKLRSEDFVADCYLTSLWKKQYSDSITPVEGMKFWKDAPGSKVEPPPRPKEKGRKKNPQKRKKSIYESPTKSRIFLSLFLKVLFFSGYRDVNEKDELCL